One Patescibacteria group bacterium genomic window carries:
- a CDS encoding DUF4012 domain-containing protein has protein sequence MPDRAPQSLTGRETAPEIHPSRLVVATKTAAPRQHVSPHLLDLKNDYFRPNNASRPVESSKSSESRIATKFGSGSDLQDVRALSLAPRARGWKDFPPPEATSVSHAVWLTVKNFFSQHPLADLTILTVVHLLAVLVWKIATLPWTAATRLFAPTPAPRETRMLNPLLPLAAVQIQTRSLQPQNLQLSLQRESGWPRRLLGFAGICLLLIMPFGAWSAYAQLRETKQLAMTDGLKGVSLLQGAGQAATSRKFDEAAAAFTEAERSFASAKENTGTLGNLMMSAAAVVPARSRISAAAPLLNAGKEIAAGGAALAAAFAAFDTQKEPTAKIAELRGRLGEALPHLQAAERSLTKISPANLPPEYAGQLAAAQAQLPKLNSLLAKAELAASLLHDVLGPNGTKRYLIVFQNNAELRPTGGFIGSFALVDMNRGNIKKVEIPGGGSYDLQGSLRSRISSPQPLHLINPNWEFQDANWYADFPSSARKISWFYEKSGGPTTDGVIAVTMSFMEDLLKIIGPVEMAEYGKTIDSDNFYFETQKEVELDFDKDLNQPKKFIADLAPKILERLAGADQAMLLKLTETLYSSLAEKQALFWFRDEDLESRALALGWGGEIRSVGGDYLQIVHTNIAGQKTDLVMRETVDHAVKILDDGTGLVTLTIRRTHNGEKGALFSGVRNVDYLRVYAPLGSTLVEAGGFSAPDPKLFKIAEADRKTDPAVAETEKNAELDRETGTKIMTESGKTVFGNWVMTDPGETSVVTLVYKLPPGTITAAKVNSGRLAGLYNLLTGERPGQSLRYSLLIQKQPGANPAEIATSIDLPRGYHLSWQVPERREDDRGRWNAAATLDRDLSFGAEARSN, from the coding sequence ATGCCCGACCGCGCCCCACAATCTCTCACTGGCCGCGAAACCGCTCCGGAAATCCACCCGAGCAGGCTGGTTGTCGCAACCAAAACCGCAGCGCCGCGCCAGCATGTTTCACCGCATCTGCTGGACCTTAAAAATGACTATTTTAGGCCAAATAATGCCTCTCGACCAGTTGAGAGCAGCAAGTCGTCAGAGTCGCGGATCGCGACGAAATTCGGTTCCGGTTCAGACCTGCAGGATGTCCGCGCTCTGTCCCTGGCGCCGCGGGCCCGCGGCTGGAAAGACTTCCCGCCGCCCGAAGCCACGAGCGTCAGCCACGCCGTCTGGCTGACCGTGAAAAATTTCTTCAGCCAACATCCGCTCGCCGACCTGACCATTCTGACCGTCGTCCATCTGCTCGCGGTCCTCGTCTGGAAGATCGCGACCCTGCCCTGGACGGCCGCGACACGCCTGTTCGCGCCGACGCCAGCGCCCCGCGAAACTCGGATGCTGAACCCGTTGCTGCCGCTCGCCGCGGTCCAGATCCAGACCCGATCACTCCAACCCCAGAATCTCCAACTCTCGCTGCAGCGCGAATCGGGCTGGCCGCGGCGTCTGCTCGGTTTCGCCGGCATCTGTCTGCTGCTCATCATGCCTTTCGGAGCCTGGAGCGCTTACGCCCAGCTGCGCGAAACCAAACAACTGGCCATGACTGACGGCCTCAAAGGAGTTTCCCTGCTCCAAGGCGCCGGCCAGGCCGCGACGAGCCGCAAATTCGACGAGGCCGCCGCCGCGTTCACCGAAGCCGAGCGCAGTTTCGCTTCCGCCAAAGAAAATACCGGCACTCTCGGCAATCTGATGATGTCGGCCGCCGCAGTCGTCCCGGCCCGGTCGCGGATCTCCGCTGCCGCGCCGCTCCTGAACGCCGGAAAAGAGATCGCTGCCGGCGGTGCCGCTCTCGCTGCCGCTTTCGCCGCTTTCGACACCCAAAAAGAACCGACGGCCAAGATCGCGGAACTGCGCGGCCGGCTCGGCGAAGCTTTGCCGCATCTTCAGGCCGCGGAAAGATCGCTCACCAAGATCTCGCCCGCGAACCTGCCGCCAGAATACGCCGGCCAGCTCGCCGCGGCCCAGGCCCAGCTCCCCAAACTCAACTCCCTGCTGGCCAAAGCCGAACTGGCCGCCAGCCTGCTGCATGATGTGCTCGGACCGAACGGCACCAAACGCTATCTCATCGTCTTCCAGAACAACGCCGAACTCCGGCCGACCGGCGGCTTCATCGGCAGCTTCGCGCTCGTGGACATGAACCGCGGCAACATCAAGAAAGTCGAGATTCCGGGCGGCGGTTCCTATGATCTCCAGGGCAGCCTGCGCTCCAGGATCTCTTCGCCGCAGCCGTTGCACCTCATCAACCCGAACTGGGAGTTCCAGGACGCCAACTGGTACGCCGACTTCCCGTCCTCGGCCCGCAAGATCTCCTGGTTCTACGAGAAAAGCGGCGGCCCGACCACCGACGGGGTCATCGCGGTCACCATGTCGTTCATGGAGGACCTGCTCAAGATCATCGGACCGGTGGAGATGGCCGAATACGGCAAGACCATCGACAGCGATAATTTCTATTTCGAGACCCAGAAAGAAGTCGAACTCGATTTCGACAAGGACCTCAACCAGCCGAAGAAATTCATCGCCGACCTGGCTCCGAAGATTCTGGAGCGGCTGGCCGGCGCCGACCAGGCGATGCTGCTCAAACTGACCGAAACGCTCTATTCCTCGCTGGCCGAAAAACAGGCGTTGTTCTGGTTCCGCGACGAGGATCTCGAATCCCGCGCTTTGGCGCTCGGTTGGGGCGGCGAGATCCGCAGCGTCGGCGGCGATTACCTGCAGATCGTCCACACCAATATCGCCGGCCAGAAGACCGATCTCGTGATGCGGGAAACTGTCGACCACGCGGTCAAGATTCTCGACGATGGCACCGGTCTCGTGACGCTCACGATCAGACGGACGCATAACGGAGAAAAGGGCGCGCTGTTCAGCGGCGTCCGGAACGTCGACTACCTGCGCGTTTACGCGCCGCTCGGCAGCACGCTGGTCGAAGCCGGCGGTTTCAGCGCCCCGGACCCGAAACTTTTCAAGATTGCCGAAGCCGACCGCAAGACCGATCCGGCCGTGGCTGAAACCGAGAAGAACGCCGAACTCGACCGGGAAACCGGCACCAAGATCATGACCGAGTCCGGCAAGACTGTCTTCGGCAACTGGGTGATGACCGATCCCGGCGAGACCAGTGTCGTCACTCTGGTCTACAAACTACCGCCGGGAACGATCACCGCCGCCAAGGTCAACTCCGGCAGACTCGCGGGCCTCTACAATCTCCTGACCGGCGAACGTCCCGGACAGTCGCTGCGCTACTCGCTCCTGATCCAGAAACAACCCGGCGCCAACCCGGCCGAGATCGCGACCAGCATCGATCTGCCCCGCGGCTACCATCTGTCCTGGCAGGTTCCGGAACGCCGGGAAGACGACCGCGGGCGCTGGAACGCCGCCGCCACGCTTGATCGCGACCTGAGCTTCGGAGCCGAAGCGCGGTCCAACTGA
- a CDS encoding glycosyltransferase family 1 protein: MRIGIDARFYGTVGKGLGRYVSELIRQLELVDRENEYFVFLRETNWGEYTPRNPNFHKVLAEFAWYGLAEQLIYPFWLRRFRLDLMHFTHFNVPWLYRRPFVVTIHDLILLSHPTPRATTLGPLLFRAKYFFYRLIIRSAIARAVTIITVSRYTQDQIEQVFPFAKYKTIAVTYEACGSAFSAAVRTEARPAAPPPGLTRPFLLYVGNAYPHKNLERLLRAFADFRRRGHGSHHLILVGAQDYFYDRLQLEARKQKIAENIVFFGKASDAELADLYDTAEFYVFPSLCEGFGLPPLEAMCRGLAVASSKATCLPEILGDAALYFDPESETDMAQKLISLADDPGLRTELAAKGRTQTKKYDWNSCAAATLRHYQQALAKKQ; this comes from the coding sequence ATGCGCATCGGCATCGACGCACGCTTTTACGGGACCGTGGGCAAGGGTCTCGGTCGGTACGTGAGCGAGCTCATCCGACAGCTCGAACTCGTCGACCGCGAGAACGAGTATTTCGTGTTCCTGCGCGAGACCAACTGGGGCGAATACACGCCGCGCAATCCGAACTTCCACAAGGTCCTGGCGGAATTCGCTTGGTACGGACTGGCCGAGCAGCTGATCTATCCGTTCTGGCTGCGGCGTTTTCGGCTGGACCTGATGCATTTCACCCACTTCAACGTCCCGTGGCTCTATCGCCGGCCGTTCGTGGTCACGATCCATGATCTGATATTGCTCAGCCACCCGACGCCCCGGGCCACGACGCTCGGCCCCCTGCTTTTCCGCGCAAAATATTTCTTTTATCGGCTGATCATCCGGAGCGCTATCGCCCGCGCTGTGACCATCATCACCGTCTCGCGCTATACCCAGGATCAGATCGAACAGGTCTTCCCTTTCGCCAAATACAAGACCATCGCCGTCACTTACGAAGCCTGCGGCAGTGCCTTCAGCGCCGCGGTGAGGACCGAGGCCCGTCCCGCCGCACCGCCGCCAGGGCTGACGCGACCGTTCCTGCTCTACGTCGGCAACGCCTATCCGCACAAGAACCTGGAACGTCTACTGCGCGCGTTCGCCGACTTCCGCCGCCGCGGCCACGGATCACATCATCTGATCCTGGTCGGAGCGCAAGATTATTTTTACGACCGCCTGCAGCTGGAGGCGCGCAAACAGAAGATCGCGGAGAACATCGTCTTCTTCGGCAAGGCCTCGGACGCCGAGCTGGCCGACCTGTACGACACCGCCGAGTTCTACGTCTTTCCGTCGCTCTGCGAAGGCTTCGGACTGCCACCGCTCGAAGCGATGTGCCGCGGCCTGGCTGTGGCCTCATCGAAGGCGACCTGCCTGCCCGAGATCCTGGGCGACGCTGCGTTATACTTCGACCCTGAATCCGAAACGGATATGGCTCAGAAACTGATCAGTCTGGCCGACGATCCCGGACTCCGGACCGAACTCGCGGCCAAAGGCCGGACTCAGACCAAAAAGTACGACTGGAATTCCTGCGCCGCCGCCACGCTGCGCCATTACCAGCAGGCTCTGGCAAAGAAACAGTGA